Genomic segment of Citrus sinensis cultivar Valencia sweet orange chromosome 7, DVS_A1.0, whole genome shotgun sequence:
CTCTATAAGTTCTAGTTATTGAAATTATCTACTTTGTCCAGTTTGAGTTAAGGGCAAAtgtaatatgaaaaatagttGTCGCATCTTTTAGGTTACCTAACATTTGATCAATCCTATTATGAGGGCTTCAAGATGTCTAACAATATGTAGAATGCCCATGCTCCTAcccattttttatcttatacaataatttgttttagatgCTAATATCTTTGTCGATACGAGTATCAATATTACAATATCTGCGTTTTTTGGGTTTTACATAGGTTCGACTGTTTGACAGTACACACTATCTGAGGCATTTGGAATTAGAGATGTATGGGTTGCTGTTGGGTGGAGTAGTGATGTTCTTCCTGCTGTCAAACGAATGTCTAATGTTGCAGTTGTTGTTCCCAAGTCTGGTGCTAGCTTATGGGCTGATCTTTGGGTATACCCATGCCTGCCATTCTACTTCGATATTCACATTGTTATCTCCTTCATATTAGTGATCAGTAAACACGATAATGTGACTAATGAGTTCGTATTCTCTTTATAGGCAATCCCTGCTGCCTCAAGACTTCACAAAACAAATTGGAGGGCGAGTCAGTGGTCCATCTCCATTGATCCATCAATGGATAGAATTCTGCTACCTTTCAAGCAAGAGGTTATCCCGGGCACATCTCCCTCTGCCCTTGAAACTACTCTGGTTAAGTTGCCTGAAGAACTTCTGAAGGGTAAACCAAGTCTGGGTACTGACTTAATTGCTGGAGTACCCCCGGCTGAAATTCTGGCCAGATGTGAGTTTTTGGAGCCATTATCTGAAGCTACTTTTGTCAAATTATGAGTGGCTGGTTGCTAATCTGCAAAAACCTGCTCCTGTCTTGATGAAACGGCTGCAACATTACTTGTCATCATTAATCCAAAGCTTTCTAGCAAAAGCTACATTGAAAAGTTAATGGCACTGCATGCCAGTGATTATAATGCTGTCAGGGCAATTGGGTCAGGGCAATTAGGTCAGAGCAAAACTTCATTAGGAAAAGAGGCTTCAGCTATACGTTAAATATTACAGGATGTACTGAGATGGCTGAAGTTCTTGAGGTTTTACGAGAAACGAAAGATGATTCTTTGTTTGAACAAAGTTGTTGCCAATCTTGCAGAGTTCGAGAAGAAAGATCACGGAGCGAATGCCACCGATTTCCTCATCATTGTAGCCTCCATAGTTGAAGTTTCCTCATTTGAAGCTGTTTATGCATAAGCTTTTTCCCTGCTCAAGTACAGGAAACTGAAGAATTAACCAGACATGATATGCTGAAAGAGGGAAGTTTTCTTCCTTGAATGTGGCCTTGTGATTTGCAGTGAAGTAATAGGATGATCACTAGCAAGAACCCTGTCAAGGTAGATTTTATGATGTCaacatattattaagcatTTGTCACTTTAGCTCTTTCGCAATGATACATTCATaacatgaaattaattatatgatcCTGATTaatcaattcattttcatgAGTTTTAACCTAGTTAAAACTAAGTACAATCATCGTTAACAAATACTGAAATTGGGTAAATATGATCTCgacattgaagaatttgaaaaccCAACCCACAGAGGAAATTACCTACTGCATGGAGATGGAGATGGTCACTTGCGATTTCAATGCGCAAGGTGTGCCCCCGAAACAAGGGAAAAGATTAACGTATCCTCCAGTGAATGAAAACGGCTGGACTAATTCTGATAATAGTTTATTAAATGACAAATCATTGTTGTTGGGTGTTGGTTATATACGTCATTACCACTTCAAGTAGAAGATGAAGGTTGTGCAGGTGATTTCAGAAATAAAATACATTCTGAGAGATGATGGTCTACTATTGCATGCCCCCCAGATTTAAGAATCTTTTGATTGGAGCATTTGGCAACGATTCGACAAATTCTAGATTCAACCTCCTCCACCAAGGGATTCCAACTGAGTTATCAATTATCGTAGCAGTTCTATTAACTAAAATTAGcacatataataaaagaaaaaaacaacaaatacaCAGTGAAGttgaattgaaaatgaagttgaaagTTGCCGCCCATAGCTGCTGACTAATAATAAAACGAGACAAATTAATTATCCTCAGACCTCTATGTATATGTTATCATAACTTTACTTTCCCTAGCCTGTTATATTCACTTAACACTTGATGCCTAAACCATTAAAACCAAATGACCATAGGGGTATTTACTGTatgtaaaaacaaacaaaaacacgttaaaaattttaaaaaattaataatcacaCTCTAAATTTACCACTCAACTCTAAAGAATAGCCATACTCTAAAACAATTTACAACCTTTGACGGAGTAGCTATAAGGAAAATCCTTTTCTCAGTAGATTGGCATTGCCCGAGAGTTGCAAGGAAAACAGACGCCTGCAACTGTGCCGGAAGATTCAACTAGCActgaaaaatatcataatttaattgatatggACAAATCATCTTATGTAATTGTGATGTCGGGAAGCATTAGTGATCTATATGTGAAGTATTATTGGCGACATTGGTGGTTTTATCTTGTTAAAATGGGGATGGCTTATAGTTACTATTTTATTGTAaacaatcttatttaattaacatataatttaaaatcattatgtaaatcaatctattaattttcatgatatTTAACTGGGTTAAAACTAAGTGCAATCAATAAATCTCGTTTCCTTTAAAAAACTGCTACGCTTTGATTTTAgtgcttaatatttattaaactctTATACAGGgattttgaaatcaaactCGTAACTACAGATTATCTAATTGCGAGTTGCTGTCCATAGCTACTGATTTGTAGTGATTATCTAAGTGACTGAGGtgacaacaatttttttttttttaaattttcaatagcACAATGtggaattcaataattaaattctcctatttaatttttttcaagttaaattattaattacttaaactttgttttaagtttttaattttacatgtTTATGCAGAATTGGATTCTTGAGCGTGTTGGACACGACCAACAATGAAATTGACAGGAAACAAACATTAAAACATGTGGACTCCGGTAGCTGCCCTACAAATCCAATAATGAAATTGGATTCTCAGGACCCTCCAATGAAGTTCTAGCCCCGTTGACTCCATCGACTAAAGttctgtaaaataaa
This window contains:
- the LOC102628041 gene encoding uncharacterized protein LOC102628041, producing the protein MSNVAVVVPKSGASLWADLWAIPAASRLHKTNWRASQWSISIDPSMDRILLPFKQEVIPGTSPSALETTLVKLPEELLKGKPSLGTDLIAGVPPAEILARCEFLEPLSEATFVKL